The Haematobia irritans isolate KBUSLIRL chromosome 1, ASM5000362v1, whole genome shotgun sequence DNA segment ttcaggaacttgatgaccagataattggaataaatttccagcaatttcaattcacaaaataacaaattaaaccgatgatgcacattttcacccagaagttcttgatataggaattgttgcactttgttttagttggttgcactttgtaagttttctgaaaacttttctttgttgtttccttcatcggccaacatcttccaagaatataccattcaatgattttagttttctgcaaaacaatcgagttttgtgatttccattatgttttcatttcactttttattttgacttaccaatttgtatttcttccaactgaccaggtacttcgtgatttcctcaagaacgttggtattacaaaattgttgttattaaaatactggcaattttcaggaacttgatggccagataattggaataaatttccagcaatttcaattcacaaaataacaaattaaaccgatgatgcgatataaattaaactatcgatgtgatgcgaattatcatccagtagttgttgatatggaaaagcataaataccaagtttttttggttgcactttgatttatggaaactttctcttctcgataagccactaccatttttcatcggccagcctcttaatgtgtccaagaatcagcatccaaatattttagttgtctgcaaagagatttgagtttagtgacttccctgccaacattttttgaatttggggactcttttgagatccccactacgtcgaaaacaatcatatacgacatcaaaaacacgtcggaaaagcgccgtcactattgagaagttgtaccacgccaagttactacaaaaatgtttcgcatgagtgcaattattaggtgcctttatagatcaatttagaacgacgccaataagggaccctccaaacaatcagaaaaagtgcattttaagatagttgtaaaagaatcattgtggtcgagtaaaacacgtttgtttagatatttattaatttgattaaacatttacaaattcttaaaaatataacatttataccactatcacattacatttaacataatttttggcattaatgatgatgttgagttacaagtagcgagttacatgttgctgcgtctatcaaccagtgtttttattccatggaggcagcgtgtctgtaaaatatctgaaaaacaatcactttattccatttggaaaatcaccaaattgttcaccaatatacctttcacaattttaagcgtataatctatgttttcagaacattattttcgtttttatttaattaaaatataacaagctggttgcgcttggcgtttcacaaaaaaaatggctttttttacagtagggatggcaaattacttgcatgtactttttgatgtaccttttcatgatggttgaagtgacatttacgagtctgtggtaacgatgaggttgaaatggaactttgaaatgctggcagggttccttcaagttttcatttcgtgttttagttttacttaccaattattataagcaatttcaattgattattaaaaaatttccacatttttgtatttcttccacgaactttgttgtccaaagtagtattgaaaaccatgtggttttttcgttgcatttcagggtagtgttttgtcaaagttttctccaattatcttcaacacattttcaaagttttcgtcaacattttgccaaattggttgtaattcgcaaacaatttgaagatgaattgaagatgagctttttcaagtcaagttgaatttatgttgaaaatgatatttaccctcaaactgaagagctgttacatttgaaaaacgctcatcctgtgtttattggggtattttccatttaaaaacttgaacattttagttgtgagaactggcaacactggttagaTTAGACGCAGCGTTCTCTTGTCAAACAAGaatttaacaacaatttaaCATTGCAATCATAGCAAAACAAAGTAAAAAGTGTCAAGGAAAGATTAAAAAATGACATCTAAACGACAATCAAATAGAAAAAAGTCGCTATTAAAGAAGCTGAACACTGCCTCAGCAACTAGAAAACCATCCACCATTAGTCAAAGAAACCGAGATAGGGATGCAAAACGCCTTAGAAGAGCTGCCTTAAGTTTGGACGATTTGCTGGTATTACGAGAACGTGAAGCTCTACAAAAAAGAATATATCGTTCTAATCTTTCGGAAGAACAAAAGGAAGCCCTTCGCGAAAAGGACAAACTGCGTAAACGGATTGAACGGAAAGGACATGCCATGATGCGAACTGGAAAGAAGAAAGGAACCAAAAAGTCATCCAAAGGCAAACATTCAAAGGCTGAATCAGATGTGGGACGAACCAAGGAAAGGAAAACATTATCAGGAGCTGCAAAGCAAAAATCGAAACGCAAATCGGTTAAATTTGCTTAGTGAAAGATTTTCTAGTTttggaagtaaatttttatatacataattCATCCatcttttctatgaaaacaaataaCTAAGAGGAAAAAGTTGTCGGTGGTTGGTTAGAACAGATCGATATACCCTTTATATCGAATGAGAAAGCacctaaaatatttacaaaaaaccaTCAAATTCCAGGAACTACGATATATTGTAGGtttaagattatttttttttttaaattttagtcctTAGTAATAGTAATAGTTTTTTTAAGTGCCATCGAAGCGGCCATACATTTATGGCCATTAAACCGATGCTAATCGTATTTGTGTTAAGAATTTTGACAgcatacaattttttctttgcaaGACAGAAACCCCAAGTATTCTTTTGTAAGAATCtggtgttattattatttttttttatttgtattttctgTTATTGACTGAATTcctcattttgattttttttattcttagctTCACCTATGTCGAAAACTTTACGCCGAATTCCATGCCGACATTTTTACCAAGGAAGCTGACAATTGTAACACAATTCATATTGCCCTTAATAAaagtttataagaaaaatattaatgtgaaattaattttttaatgctgTTTCTGAAAGTGTTTTTCTGAGAATTCTCgaatagaaatcaaaatgtgTTACTTCTTACCAActcttaaaaataataaaactgtaGTTCGCCTATTAGTAATTTCATGTATGAATTAAACATTTTCACCTACATATTTAATAGAATTGCAAACAGTTTGTAATAAAAGTTGtgtattaaaacttttaaatttttttgtgtgctttCATGTACCTAATTCGACTTTTACCATGACTTATGTTAGTTAAttagtttcacaaaaatttcggtGAATATGAAGAGTAAAATCAAGATCGTGGAAGTGTTTCACATTCACATGGTATGTTATTTTATGTTCGCATATAATATGGGcagtatatataaatttttcctattaaaaatcaatttttcaaaaaaaaaattattgaaatcaaattgtaattttatagaatttatttgaataataaatattttaattttgaaaacaattgctTAGCGTGAagttattaataaatttgattttattttaaaaatatgagtCTGAGGTATAATAAGTGGTCCAATGGCATTTCGACTAAACGATttcatgtttaaaaaaaaaatgaactttttTGTATTCGGATTTCGACATACAACATGGAATGACAGAGCTTGCTTCCACTTTtgcctttattttataattttggaaatattaaatTCGTTGAGTAATAAACAGAATCGAACCATTAGTGTATATGATTAAGGTAAGTTGATATTTTTGTACGTTTTCCACTAGACtgtgacaaacatttttgtacCGATTTATGATATATGCCATGAAACACAAGAAATTTTACTGTATacgttttttttaaatcttatcAAATTTCatgagatttttatttaaaaaaaattatataaattttcaacTACATCAATTTTATGTCTtacaattaataattttaaaactaaCATAAAACtagttaataaaatatatttcctaATTAAGACCAAACTGCCATTTACACATGGATCTTTTACAAATTGCAGCCAGAATGAATATTGTGTTATCCGAACCTGAAAAgaaactaaaatcaatattaaaaaaaaatgtctaactATTTATTGTTTAATAAATGTTAGAATAATACAATACTATTAAATTAGttaataaaattctctaattttcagtaaatttgatttttgcttcaccaacaaaaacaatattttcctttacgtatatgtacatatacaatattatacctcattcacattaggctcgaaatcttcTAAAAGTGGgtttgaaattccttttttataaggcaaatgacagttgaaatctagttaaaagtGGATTTCGGAAGTGTAATGTCAATGAGGTATTAGAAATTTGAACGATTATACCCCACAACAGGAAATTG contains these protein-coding regions:
- the LOC142222577 gene encoding uncharacterized protein LOC142222577, giving the protein MTSKRQSNRKKSLLKKLNTASATRKPSTISQRNRDRDAKRLRRAALSLDDLLVLREREALQKRIYRSNLSEEQKEALREKDKLRKRIERKGHAMMRTGKKKGTKKSSKGKHSKAESDVGRTKERKTLSGAAKQKSKRKSVKFA